A region of uncultured Desulfobacter sp. DNA encodes the following proteins:
- a CDS encoding ABC transporter permease — MKPIKTIALKEFKDYFISPIAYIVISLFLIVSGWFFFSTFFIYGRADLRDFFALLPMTFSFFIPAVTMRMFAEEKNVGSYESLLTMPVSFSHIALGKFFAATAFTVAMLVPTLSYPLFISFIGDVDLGPVVGGYIGAILLGGAYCSIGLFASALTRNQIIAFIIGCAMCFTLTIIDRMLFFIPERLIPVVEYLGANAHFTNISKGIIDSRDLIYFASVIFIFIFSTDIAMKEKN; from the coding sequence ATGAAACCCATCAAAACCATCGCCTTAAAGGAATTTAAGGATTATTTTATCTCACCCATTGCATATATTGTCATCTCCCTTTTTCTCATTGTTTCGGGATGGTTTTTCTTCTCCACCTTTTTCATTTACGGGCGTGCTGACCTGCGGGACTTTTTTGCCCTTCTGCCCATGACCTTCTCCTTTTTTATTCCGGCCGTCACCATGCGCATGTTTGCCGAAGAAAAAAACGTAGGCTCCTATGAAAGCCTTTTGACCATGCCGGTCTCCTTTTCCCATATTGCCCTGGGCAAATTTTTTGCGGCAACGGCCTTTACCGTGGCCATGCTGGTGCCCACCCTGTCCTACCCGCTGTTCATCTCTTTTATCGGCGATGTGGATTTAGGACCTGTGGTGGGCGGCTATATCGGGGCGATTCTTCTTGGCGGCGCCTACTGCAGCATCGGACTGTTTGCATCGGCCCTGACCCGTAACCAGATCATCGCATTTATCATCGGGTGCGCCATGTGCTTTACCCTGACCATCATTGACCGGATGCTGTTTTTCATCCCCGAACGTCTTATACCTGTTGTGGAATACCTTGGTGCCAACGCCCATTTCACAAACATATCCAAGGGAATCATTGATTCAAGGGATCTTATTTACTTTGCATCCGTAATTTTCATTTTCATTTTCTCAACCGACATTGCCATGAAAGAAAAAAATTAA
- a CDS encoding ATP-binding cassette domain-containing protein, protein MIDVQNLTKYYGDFCAVDNVSLTIEPGRILGLLGPNGAGKTTTLRMLTGFYAPTSGTIRINELKMPEDTLKIKSMIGYLPESAPLYHNMLVYDYLNYVARLKGMDDPGSRLSRFRELSRLCGLSGIMAKPIGNLSKGLRQRVGLAHAMMSDPDILILDEPTSGLDPNQIAEIRDIIKGIGKEKTIIFSTHILSEAEATCDRIAIINKGKKVADDSTEHLKQSARHRSVVRLTVKNAEITAALAHLKAFDDSLDITVTNTPASEGIGFELCCKEDKDIRQDLYLSIKKTDWIITELARQSLALEEIFHELTREDA, encoded by the coding sequence TTGATTGATGTTCAGAACCTGACCAAGTATTACGGTGATTTCTGTGCGGTTGACAACGTCAGCCTCACCATTGAACCCGGCCGTATACTTGGCCTTCTCGGCCCCAACGGGGCGGGCAAGACAACCACACTGAGGATGCTCACTGGGTTTTACGCCCCCACATCCGGCACCATCAGGATTAATGAACTTAAAATGCCGGAAGACACTTTGAAAATAAAATCCATGATCGGATATTTGCCTGAATCCGCGCCCTTGTACCACAATATGCTGGTATATGATTACCTCAATTATGTGGCCCGGCTCAAAGGCATGGATGATCCCGGATCCAGACTATCCCGGTTCAGGGAGTTGAGCAGGCTGTGCGGACTGTCCGGTATCATGGCCAAGCCCATCGGAAATCTTTCCAAGGGCCTTCGCCAGCGGGTAGGATTGGCCCATGCCATGATGTCCGACCCGGATATCCTGATCCTGGACGAACCCACCTCGGGCCTTGACCCCAACCAGATCGCAGAAATTCGTGATATCATCAAAGGCATCGGCAAAGAAAAGACAATTATCTTTTCCACCCATATCCTTTCCGAGGCCGAAGCCACATGTGACCGGATCGCCATCATCAACAAGGGCAAAAAAGTGGCGGACGACAGCACCGAGCACTTAAAACAAAGCGCCCGGCATCGCAGCGTTGTCCGGCTGACGGTAAAAAATGCCGAGATAACAGCGGCCCTGGCCCATCTTAAAGCCTTTGATGACAGCCTTGACATCACTGTGACAAACACACCGGCAAGTGAGGGAATAGGCTTTGAACTGTGCTGCAAAGAGGACAAAGACATCCGCCAGGACCTTTACCTGTCCATTAAAAAAACCGACTGGATTATTACCGAACTTGCAAGACAGTCCCTGGCCCTTGAAGAAATCTTCCACGAACTGACACGGGAGGATGCGTAA
- a CDS encoding biotin--[acetyl-CoA-carboxylase] ligase produces MQKDSSGTSDEPDSTLDLPVFFLVPDIIMKTTVDHTIHSRILTLLFTAPSHRLSIQDLTREANLSQTQAETLINEIKVAGIPMETTGNTYTLIDPEDLLSPCGFDPETQNKILHYLQVPSTMTMARTMAEQGAAHMSCCVAEQQSAGRGRMDRSWLSPRGGLWFSLIMRPQIPPAEAYIFNFAAAVSLHAAIRDLYGLDARVKWPNDLLLDGKKLTGLLSEIQIKDNAIGYLITGIGINVNNTPVRTPRGLAPISLKEALGKPLPRRPLLKAFLSHFTKLTSAPDISSIMASWKSCSATIGARVTVETHNRTVTGTAVDVDDSGTLMIRTPDGKKEEIIYGDCFHT; encoded by the coding sequence ATGCAAAAGGATAGTTCAGGCACATCCGATGAACCGGACTCTACTCTTGACCTGCCTGTATTTTTTCTGGTACCAGACATCATTATGAAAACCACTGTGGATCATACCATCCATTCCCGAATATTGACCCTTTTGTTCACAGCCCCGAGTCACCGCCTTTCCATCCAGGATCTGACCCGGGAGGCGAACCTTTCCCAGACCCAGGCAGAAACGCTCATAAACGAGATCAAAGTGGCCGGAATTCCCATGGAAACAACCGGAAATACATACACACTGATCGACCCTGAAGATCTGTTATCCCCCTGCGGTTTTGACCCTGAAACCCAAAACAAAATTTTGCATTATCTCCAGGTCCCCTCCACCATGACTATGGCCAGAACCATGGCAGAACAGGGTGCTGCCCATATGTCCTGTTGTGTGGCAGAACAACAGAGTGCAGGCCGGGGACGCATGGACCGGTCATGGCTGTCCCCCAGGGGTGGGCTGTGGTTCTCCCTGATCATGAGGCCCCAGATTCCTCCGGCGGAGGCCTATATCTTCAATTTTGCCGCTGCTGTAAGCCTGCATGCAGCCATCCGGGATCTTTACGGCCTTGACGCACGGGTCAAATGGCCCAACGACCTGCTCCTGGACGGCAAAAAGCTCACGGGGCTTCTTTCCGAAATCCAGATCAAGGATAACGCCATCGGCTATCTTATCACAGGAATCGGCATCAACGTCAACAACACCCCGGTGAGAACCCCAAGAGGATTGGCGCCCATATCCCTGAAAGAAGCGTTAGGCAAACCGCTGCCCAGGCGGCCGCTGTTAAAGGCATTTCTTTCCCATTTCACAAAACTGACATCTGCCCCGGATATTTCCAGTATCATGGCGTCATGGAAAAGCTGTTCAGCCACCATCGGTGCCCGGGTTACAGTAGAGACGCATAATCGGACAGTGACCGGAACAGCCGTGGATGTGGATGATTCAGGAACCCTGATGATCAGAACCCCGGACGGCAAAAAAGAAGAGATCATTTACGGAGACTGTTTTCACACCTGA
- a CDS encoding GldG family protein: protein MGKPFLKEYYLKFILYAVVIVLLNVAGLSLFFRFDLTANRIYSLSEASKQAVSTLSEPLNIKVFFSQNLPAPHNNTERYLRDLLTEYAAQAGRYFNFTFYNVSQETDMGDNADQNREMARDYGISPVQIRVMENDELKFKNAYMGLVILHGDLIEKIPAIISTDGLEYQLTCAIRKLNNKVSALLRQTDKINITMYLSPGLNAIAPLIGLDNLPHLGDEVAAAVEKLNSKNLGIFRFEPKELSDPDELEKISKKYDLMAMRWPDVPGKNIKAGAGTAGLVVEYKGRSVTLPLITAVEIPIIGTTYQMADPQGLGEQITAIMEKLIGINKDIGYLSDHGSPALGPDRMAMMQGQPGNGLAVFDQLVGSRYNIKQIPIKDENIPEGLSCLVIAKPTQHFSDYELFQIDQALMKGTNLAVFADAFEEQQGRGGMMGMPSFAPIDTGLEKLLAHYGVEIQKAYVLDKNSYKQQLSQSRGGGEQAIYFAPVIKDDAINNDPAFMKNIKGLVAMQISPVKRVKGGQDESKVSTVRLLSSSSQAWLMEDNINLNPMFLSPPPADKDFSTYDLAYLLEGQFTSYFKGKPVPEKEAGETDTSDETKEEEPQPPGAPAKTIEGLKTANRVIETSAPAKIFVLGCAQMLHDNMLDEEGRTTNATFLLNTLDHLNGDDSTALLRSKQQTLNPIAETDPLTKTIIKGFNTIGLCVLVFLFGLGVWFSRSMKKKKIAHIFG, encoded by the coding sequence ATGGGTAAGCCTTTCCTTAAAGAATATTATCTGAAATTTATCCTGTATGCGGTTGTTATCGTCCTGCTGAATGTAGCCGGTTTAAGCCTGTTTTTCAGATTCGACCTCACCGCCAACCGGATTTACTCCCTGTCCGAGGCCAGCAAACAGGCTGTATCCACCCTGTCCGAACCGCTGAATATCAAAGTATTTTTCTCACAGAACCTGCCCGCTCCCCACAATAATACGGAACGGTATCTAAGGGACCTGCTAACCGAATACGCCGCCCAGGCCGGACGCTATTTCAACTTCACCTTCTATAACGTGTCCCAGGAAACCGACATGGGGGATAATGCGGACCAGAACCGTGAAATGGCCCGGGATTACGGCATATCTCCGGTCCAGATCCGGGTGATGGAAAATGATGAACTCAAATTTAAAAACGCTTACATGGGGCTGGTTATACTCCATGGAGATCTCATAGAAAAGATTCCGGCCATCATCTCCACCGACGGGCTTGAGTACCAGCTCACCTGCGCCATCCGAAAGCTGAACAATAAGGTGTCTGCGCTTTTACGCCAGACAGATAAAATTAATATTACCATGTATCTCTCTCCGGGGCTTAATGCCATAGCACCCTTGATCGGGTTGGACAATCTCCCGCATCTCGGAGATGAAGTGGCTGCGGCTGTGGAAAAACTCAACAGCAAAAACCTTGGTATTTTCCGGTTTGAACCCAAAGAGCTCTCAGATCCGGATGAACTTGAAAAAATTTCAAAAAAGTACGATCTCATGGCCATGCGCTGGCCAGACGTGCCTGGGAAAAATATCAAGGCAGGCGCAGGAACAGCCGGTCTTGTGGTGGAATATAAAGGCAGGAGCGTGACATTACCCCTGATCACGGCAGTGGAAATCCCCATTATCGGCACCACCTATCAGATGGCCGATCCCCAGGGACTTGGTGAACAGATTACGGCCATCATGGAAAAACTGATCGGCATCAACAAGGATATCGGTTACCTGTCCGATCATGGCTCTCCCGCCCTGGGCCCGGACCGCATGGCCATGATGCAGGGCCAGCCTGGAAACGGCCTTGCCGTTTTTGACCAGCTTGTGGGATCACGATACAATATCAAACAGATTCCCATTAAAGATGAAAACATACCCGAAGGGCTCAGCTGCCTGGTCATTGCCAAACCCACCCAGCACTTTTCAGACTATGAGCTGTTCCAGATTGACCAGGCACTGATGAAGGGTACCAATCTGGCAGTGTTTGCCGATGCCTTTGAAGAGCAGCAGGGCCGGGGCGGCATGATGGGTATGCCCTCATTTGCCCCCATTGACACCGGCCTTGAAAAACTATTGGCCCACTATGGCGTGGAAATTCAAAAAGCCTATGTGCTGGACAAAAATTCGTATAAACAGCAATTGTCCCAATCCAGGGGCGGTGGAGAGCAGGCCATCTACTTTGCTCCGGTGATCAAGGATGACGCCATCAACAACGATCCTGCGTTCATGAAAAACATCAAAGGGCTTGTGGCCATGCAGATCTCGCCGGTCAAGCGTGTCAAAGGCGGCCAGGACGAATCAAAGGTCAGCACCGTTCGCCTTTTATCCTCTTCCAGCCAGGCATGGCTCATGGAAGACAACATTAACCTCAATCCCATGTTTTTAAGCCCGCCCCCCGCCGATAAAGATTTTTCCACCTACGACCTTGCATACCTTCTGGAAGGTCAGTTTACATCTTATTTCAAGGGCAAACCCGTCCCTGAAAAGGAAGCCGGAGAGACCGATACCAGCGACGAAACCAAAGAGGAAGAACCCCAACCTCCAGGAGCACCGGCCAAAACCATTGAAGGGCTGAAAACCGCCAATCGCGTAATTGAGACATCAGCACCCGCAAAAATATTTGTTCTCGGATGCGCCCAGATGCTGCACGACAACATGCTGGACGAAGAGGGCCGTACCACCAATGCCACCTTCCTGCTCAACACCCTAGACCACCTGAACGGTGATGACAGCACAGCTCTTTTGAGAAGCAAGCAGCAGACCCTGAACCCCATTGCGGAAACCGACCCTTTAACCAAAACCATCATCAAGGGGTTCAATACCATCGGGCTTTGTGTCCTGGTTTTCCTGTTCGGTTTGGGGGTCTGGTTTTCCAGGAGCATGAAAAAGAAAAAAATTGCACATATATTCGGTTGA